The following DNA comes from Gammaproteobacteria bacterium.
CGCCTGGTTAAAGGCGATTCACAGTAGTTACTTACCGGTGAAGATAATATCGCCATAATAAGCCGTCGCCGTCTCGCCTGTGTTGTCGGTATCGGTCATGATGGCGACGCCGGAGATCATGGGTGGTTCTTCGCCGAAGGCCTTTTTATAATCTTCATAGACGTTGCGGGTTTCCTCCATCCACTGGCCGGCGTTTGCCGCTCCGCTTTCCACAACGACCATTTTTACAAAATCGGTGTAGGCGTTGTCGACGATAGTATCCTTGGGCGTTTTTGATTCCCAGATGTAGTTGATCGCGCCGATGGGCAGTTCGGAGCCGAACAACAGTTTACCTGCGTTGTATTTGAGTTTTTTACCGAAGCCAACCTTGTCGGCTTCGTAAGCAAAGGTGATGTAGATGCGCGCGGCGTAGTCGTCGCCTTCTTTGCGGGTTACATCGCTTTTTTGGATG
Coding sequences within:
- a CDS encoding DUF3047 domain-containing protein — protein: MFSTLLLLSISSANAQEIIEAGKFSAAGEGKTPPAGWEPLIFPKISKHTDYELVKDNDTLVVKAVSEAAASGLTRKVAIDLSKTPILHWRWKVDNVIQKSDVTRKEGDDYAARIYITFAYEADKVGFGKKLKYNAGKLLFGSELPIGAINYIWESKTPKDTIVDNAYTDFVKMVVVESGAANAGQWMEETRNVYEDYKKAFGEEPPMISGVAIMTDTDNTGETATAYYGDIIFTGK